The nucleotide sequence acgggcgggatctggcccgcgggcctaatgtttgacacccctgattaaGATCTTAACATGGATTCagattcattttaattaaacaatTTATGTGATGTTCTTTTTTTGATCAAACTATTTGTCCACtccaaaatagcatttttttgatgatttaccAAAAGAACTTTCAACACATTcaaaaaagcaatgaaaaccatgtttttatttaattttaatggcCTGTTGTTGCATGACAACACAAGGAATAAAACACTTGAGTAGCCTGATCTTTAGGGCAAAAGGTGATGCTGGCAAGCGTGAACCAGGCAGGTTCTTTTAGCAGATTTGAGAGCATCTGCTTTTTGCTCTAGGAGGTGGAGATGAGGGTGCAAGTGGCCCCGAGAGCAGAGGAGGAAGGGGCAGAGTTATCGAGCAGTAACAGCTTGGCGACTTCTGCTATGACGACCGCTAGCGATATTGGGAGCTGTGAGGCAGGTGAGTGGTGAGACTGACTGCTGTCAATTATCTGATCTCTTTGAATAACATTGATCATGCAGCCACACCTAAGACAAAATGTCCTCCTTTCTGTTTTTGCAGGTTTCGTCAACCCAGGACAAGATGAGGAGGATGAGCGGGGGGAGGTGTGGAAAAGACGCTCTCTACGGGCTGCTCAAGCACATGACCAGGGGGCATGCAGTGTCCGAGAGGGACTGACCGCAACGTTATCGGAAGGAGAGACCGGTAAGCtgttttgaaagcaaaaaaaactataacaaaaaataaatgtcaactaTTCCACTTCAGTAATGGCACGTCTCGATTCCATGCCATCAAAGTTACAACGACATTCACAATTAATTTGTCATGGTCGCGAACCTGAGATAACTATTACCTACTAGTCTTAGGTTTACGTAAATAGGTATATGTCATATTTTACTGCTACGAGACGAAGCTGGTGAAGTATGACTAGCACAAATGACCACACTCTAAAAGTTGAGAACCCTGAAAACAAGATGTCGGTATGCTATTCTTTATCATTGTAGGACTATGTTATATATAGCTGAGGAACTGCTACCACTTATTTTGGTAATGTGCTATAGTGTATGAATGATAAAAACAGCCCTTGTGTATGTGACTGCTTGTGTTTCAATGCGTCCATAGCTCCAATCAATGGCCACGTCTCTGTCCACACTCTGCCATCCATACGCCATGACATCAGTCGCTACCAGAGGGTGGACGAGCCCCTTCCGCCAAGTGAGTATTCTTCATGGTTTTTCATATATGTTTGGTTCGAATAATAAACGTTGGAAACTTCAAGTTTATCCGTGATGTCGCTTGTGCAATGTGTTTGAATTTGGAAACTTTCTTTCCAATGGAAGTGATATAATTTTTGTAGTCATATAATATAAATGCATAAACTTGGTGATACATGGGCACTtacaacatttaaaattttatcatcAACCACTTCTGAGAGAACATCAATTTGTGCAATACAGTACTGAAACATGTGCATTGAAAAAGCCAAATAAAATGCACTTGTTGATATTGCAGAGTATATGACTGACATTGAATTAGTAATGAGAAGTATCTCAGTCTCTAAAATATATGGGTTTTACCATTAGATTGGGAGGCACGGATTGACAGCCACGGGAGGATCTTTTATGTGGACCACGTTAACAGAACCACCACCTGGCAGCGGCCCACTGCCCCGGCTGCCCAGCAGACACTCCAGAGGTCCAGCTCCATCCAGCAGATGGAGCAACTAAACCGGAGGTCCAAACAACCGAATTCTTGAAAGTCAATATTGTAGCCCCGATGACCTTTCTTGTATTAAAATGTAACCACAATGATGAACAAACTCACCTTTTAGATATCAGAGCATCCAGAGGACGATAACCAATGATAGCAGAACAGAGGACGTGCCAGCCAATGAACAGACGGCCGACGAAACTGATCAGCAACCTTCCTTCCCAGGTTAAACCTCATtacatgtatattttctttaactATTGTGATCGGggaattattttttacataatgCATGAAAACATTATTGCATTGATGTTTATATAAACTTTTTGCATCTCTGGTCTCTTGTAGAGCTGCGTCGGGACAGTAGCACAGCTCAGTCCAGTTCTCGATCCCGCCTCTATCTACTGCTCCAGTCTCCCAGTGCAAGGTTCCTCACCAGCCCTGACTTCTTCACTGTGCTGCATTCTAACCCTGTATGTACAAACTGATTCTCTTACATTTGAAAGATATGTGTTTGAAAGGATGGTATTGTTCTCCCTTAAGAAACAATTACATTGAACATAAAATCGTGCATGGTacgctggttgaacactctaaattgcctccatgtataaatgtgtgtgtggttggttctttgtcttcttgtgcaaACAATTCAGCGTGTTCCCTGTTACTGCCCAAAGCTGGCATAGGCTTcaccggtgctcggacgtttggtcaccggtcaaatggttacagagagtttactgttgaaaccagctctcaaaattatattcatgagagagagtttaatatccaagagagggagtctaatatctaagtactgtttaatatctaattacagtttaaaacagtagatgtttagatattaaacgctctctcatgaatataattttgagagctagtttcagcagtacttagatattaaacagtacttagatattaaatagtacttagatattaaactgtacttggatattaaacagtacttggatattaaacagtacttggatattaaacagtacttggatattaaacagtacttggatattaaacagtacttggatattaaacagtacttagatatcaaacagcacttcgatattaaacactcatgaatataattttgagggctggtttcaacagtaaactctctgtcacagtttgaccggcgaccaaacgtccggtcacgggctCCACCGGTCATAGGCTCCAATTCCATTGTATACTGCCCTGCTGCCATTTGAGGATTTTTTCTGTTACCTTTCTGCCAGAGTGCCTACCGCATGTTCACCACCAACACATGCTTGAAACACATGATCAGCAAGGTgcggcgggacactcaccactaTGAACGCTACCAGCACAACCGGGACCTGGTAGCCTTCCTTAACATGTTTGCCAACAAACAACTGGAATTGCCTCGAGGCTGGGAGATGAAGCACGACCACACGGGGAAGGTGGGCCCTCATCATCAGTGTCATTACTTGTTTTGTCTCATCGGATGTGTAAAAATGAATTGACCGGACGGAACTGTATTGTTGTCCAGCCTTTCTTTGTGGACCATAATAGTCGAGCAACGACCTTCATCGACCCTCGGCTGCCCCTGCAAAGCTGTCGTCCACCAAGCCTGTTGACTCATCGGCAACACCTGACCCGACAACGTAGCCATAGCGCTGGGGAAGTCAGCCCACGACGCCTGGTGAATTTTGCTTAAAAGTGCTCCTCAACCCGCATTTTTCTAGTTTTGCCGTCCAATTTTAGAGTGGAAAACACCTGAGAAAGTCTATTTTCCAAAAATAGACACTATTAGTATTTATGTGTATTATATTTAGAAGTCACAATTTTTAATACAAAGCCATTCTACAGGTGGGTGAAGAGTCCCGTCATGCCGGTCCGCCCATTTTACCGAGACCCTCAAACACCCTCTCATCTGCCAGCAGGGGCCAGGTTCCAGATGTTGTGCCCGTGGGTTAGTATGCATTAGAAAGTTTAATTGAGTTGGTTTgcattgacttttttgtttgtttttgtgtagcGTACAATGACAAAATTGTGGCTTTTCTACGGCAAGCTAACATCTTTGAGATTTTACAAGAGAGGCAACCAGATTTCCATCGGAACCATTCACTCAGGTAAACACACTTTGGCTTGGAATGgaatttttttcaacatatttaTTTCTTAATCGAAGAGATCATGTTCAAGCAAAGCCATTTTAATGTTGCTCTGACTACAGGGAGAAGGTCCAATTGATTCGCACAGACGGAGTATCAGGGTTGGCGCGGCTGTCAGGAGATGCCGACCTCGTCATTTTGCTGAGGTGAGGTCCTCTTCCGTGTAATCAATGTCTGTCTTTCTATTAGCTCACTATTTTTCCTCTCTTCAGTCTCTTTGAGGATGAAGTCATGTCATATATACCTCCCCATGCCTTACTGCACCCCAGCTACTGCCAGTCACCAAGGGGTTCTCCTGTCTCCTCCCCACAAAACTCACCCGGTAAAATCACATCGTCATCCATGTTGTGGGCGGGAATTTAaaagtgcagcaaaaaaaatgcacagcacAATCATATATGATCACACCTTTGGGTAataagccaaaatgaaatccatTCTACCATTATTGCACACAGTGACATAGCAACAGAAGGGGAAATTGGCAGCTTCAATACACAATTAGAAGGCTATCTGCGACATAATAGCAatcaatatgaataaataaagtgtAAGGTATGACAGTCAAATCCCCTGTAGGTACCCAGAGAGCCAACGCTAGAGCCCCAGCACCCTACAAAAGGGACTTTGAGGCCAAACTTCGCAATTTCTACAGAAAGCTGGAGACCAAAGGTTACGGCCAAGGACCAGGAAAGCTCAAGTAGGTGCTGCCTGAGAGTAAGTGAAATTAAGCATGATTGACAATATTTGCACACACTCATAGATTGATCATCCGCCGTGGCCACCTACTGGAAGATGCTTTCAATCAGATCACTTGCTATTCCCGCAAAGATCTACAGCGTAGTAAGCTCTACGTCAGCTTTGTGGGCGAAGAGGGGTAAGTAGACACTAGTCTGACATTTTATCAAGTTAACAGTATTGAGTTGATGACAATATTCACAAATTTGCTAAATTACTCAAAATTACTGAGTAACACAAACGTTCAATTGGCATAATTAGTTGTGGTAgttgcacatttaaaaaaaaaagaagcaaaatagAATGAAACTATGTTTCCAAAATTGTATGACTGGGTCCTcctgtaaagaaaataaatttaaagaaatatatagtTTTCATCTGAAACTTAAAtttaattatgaaaaataaagattattcaGATGGTGAAAACAAAAGCTAGttccgtattttgctgtttaatttaGCCggatatattaaacggcaggggtttattaaatggcgcacaaatggggggctcaaaaaagcaaaaatctttTAATAATAGGAAGTTCAAAGGTTTAAATTGATTTGTATGGGTTTTTTTCAGACTGGATTATAGTGGACCTTCCCGAGAGTTCTTCTTCCTGGTTTCAAGAGAGTTGTTCAATCCTTATTATGGTCTCTTTGAATATTCTGCCAATGACACGTACACTGTCCAGATCAGTCCCATGTCAGCCTTTGTGGACAATCACCATGAGTGGTGAGTTTACTTATACTCTCCATCCCTCCAATTGCTCGCTTTCAATTAAATTCCTTttaaaacatactaatttgAATGCTTACCAAAACAGGTTACTGAATCCCCTTCTCCGTATGTTCACTTTTAGGTTTCGCTTCAGTGGTCGCATCCTGGGTTTGGCTCTGATCCACCAGTACCTTCTGGATGCCTTCTTTACCAGACCATTCTATAAAGGATTACTGCGCATGTATGTGTACGAAATTCAGCAAGCATACAACTAAAAATATCTTCCCCCAAcatatgttgttttaatgtgCATAGTCCCTGCGATTTGAGCGACCTAGAGTATCTGGATGAGGAGTTCCATCAGTCGCTTCAGTGGATGAAGGACAACGACATTGAGGATATGTTGGACCTCTCATTCACTGTCAATGAAGAAGTCTTTGGACAGGTCAGAATACAAATTACTAAACCTTTGAAAATGTGCACGAACCTAACAACATAATAGTcataaaattgtatttaaaacagCAAACGGTCCAATTACATGAATAATAACACAAGGGAAATAACATGAAGTTCTACTGAAAAGAGAAAATCATTTCCTGTTATCTTAAGTTCCAATAGGGAGCGCTATTaaacaatacagtaatccctcgaatatcgcggcttcactagatcgcagatttttttattaaatttattttgtaatttcataaaaatgtgaaaattcacccTGAAATTCACAATTGAAAGGCACTCCCCTGTCTTtcacttgctactaggactgaGCACTGaagttaaattattatttttttaaaattgggtGACCCGACTTGacggtttttcatttatcgcggccatgtctggtctacattgaccacgataatcgagggattactgtattaatgTTTCACGAACAAGTTCGGTTGATTAATGCAAATCAATACATTGAGCACACGACACCTTTGTCGACTATCTTTGCGGTAACTTGTGTCACTGCAGATAACAGAGCGGGAGCTGAAGGCTGGTGGAGCCAACATCCCAGTGacggaaaagaacaaaaaagagTACATTGAACGAATGGTGAAGTGGAGAATCGAGCGTGGTGTTGTGCAGCAGACGGAAAGCTTGGTCAGAGGCTTTTACGAGGTACGATCACATTCAATCAGATGAATCTGCTATGTGTTCATAGATTACTAAGACcctttttgtatattttgctcTCGATCAGGTGGTGGATGCTCGGTCTGTGTCGGTGTTTGATGCCAGGGAGTTGGAGCTGGTGATGGCTGGCACGGCAGAGATTGACTTGTCTGATTGGAGGAACAACACTGAGTATAGAGGAGGTGGGT is from Stigmatopora nigra isolate UIUO_SnigA chromosome 1, RoL_Snig_1.1, whole genome shotgun sequence and encodes:
- the hecw2b gene encoding E3 ubiquitin-protein ligase HECW2, yielding MATATAATSSSPPPSSTGTNGSAREHLMAVRRRNPHGRPYTMGPENMHSLSDSSSQASTVLTSGGEREVAGVGLQRANSDTDLVTSDSRSSLTASTYQLVLGHGRLVISWDIKEEVDATDWIGLYHIDETCVANVWDSKNRGVNGTQRGQIVWKLEVGPYFMDHETKICFKYYHGVSGALRATTPCITVKNPGVTVGSEGQTGGHPGEEHCRKLVTFTLSDIRAVGLKKGMFFNPDPYLKMSIQPGKRTGLPKFTHHGQERRTSIINNTINPVWHGEKYTFVALMSDVMEIEVKDKFAKSRPIFKRFLGQLIVPVQRLLEGPTADQRPVSYSLCRRMPTDHVSGQLQFRVDITSTHEDATRTLLGSTVNSDPGSPSDDEDLPQPPSSSGLACAASLTSSQESPLLVNGACYYGNSSAWQEGTILAATGGHTHRQVSLNDYLDAIEASGNPVERHPTGPSPRLRSSFPTDTRLNAMLHIDSDEDDDNAGPRGAHQETRSPRTTECDIPGDSERSKQEVVHPDGSSATGSDQPGEESAGKLQIGEELTNINTDVAGASACVSGEMDVSGSPRVSQRETASECTCAEQNPRINTNQDPGCSSSFSCGPLSPIQEVEMRVQVAPRAEEEGAELSSSNSLATSAMTTASDIGSCEAGFVNPGQDEEDERGEVWKRRSLRAAQAHDQGACSVREGLTATLSEGETAPINGHVSVHTLPSIRHDISRYQRVDEPLPPNWEARIDSHGRIFYVDHVNRTTTWQRPTAPAAQQTLQRSSSIQQMEQLNRRYQSIQRTITNDSRTEDVPANEQTADETDQQPSFPELRRDSSTAQSSSRSRLYLLLQSPSARFLTSPDFFTVLHSNPSAYRMFTTNTCLKHMISKVRRDTHHYERYQHNRDLVAFLNMFANKQLELPRGWEMKHDHTGKPFFVDHNSRATTFIDPRLPLQSCRPPSLLTHRQHLTRQRSHSAGEVSPRRLVGEESRHAGPPILPRPSNTLSSASRGQVPDVVPVAYNDKIVAFLRQANIFEILQERQPDFHRNHSLREKVQLIRTDGVSGLARLSGDADLVILLSLFEDEVMSYIPPHALLHPSYCQSPRGSPVSSPQNSPGTQRANARAPAPYKRDFEAKLRNFYRKLETKGYGQGPGKLKLIIRRGHLLEDAFNQITCYSRKDLQRSKLYVSFVGEEGLDYSGPSREFFFLVSRELFNPYYGLFEYSANDTYTVQISPMSAFVDNHHEWFRFSGRILGLALIHQYLLDAFFTRPFYKGLLRIPCDLSDLEYLDEEFHQSLQWMKDNDIEDMLDLSFTVNEEVFGQITERELKAGGANIPVTEKNKKEYIERMVKWRIERGVVQQTESLVRGFYEVVDARSVSVFDARELELVMAGTAEIDLSDWRNNTEYRGGYHDNHIVIRWFWAAVERFNNEQRLRLLQFVTGTSSIPYEGFASLRGSNGPRRFCVEKWGKATSLPRAHTCFNRLDLPPYPSFSVLYEKMQTAVEETSTFGLE